The sequence below is a genomic window from Sparus aurata chromosome 6, fSpaAur1.1, whole genome shotgun sequence.
TCCTctgtaaattgaaaaaaataaatcagtgaaGCTAGCaaacaactgaaacaaagaATCATTTCCTCTGTGGTTTAATCTCTCCCCTTATATTCTATGTCCACCTGTAAAACCTACGTACACCATGTCTGAAGTATGTGTGAGGTACGCACATCATCTTTGCAATTTCAAGTCAAGTCAGCGCCTGAACCTCACAGTGGATCTTGAGTCATTTTGTGTAGGAAAAGGAGTACACGTGTTTTTGGGCTGTACACCCTGTTTAAACATCTGGCAACGGGTGCATTCGAGTTGAGAACACAAAAGGTGCCATTTTGACAGATTTTGgggtattttttaaattcaagtaTCAGCAATTTTGCCACTTGTTGTGgtaaaatattttataaaatataaacGATACCATGCATCCAGTTAACAATCCAGAAGGCCTTTGGGTTATTTCACAATGACACCTTTAATGTAACCCATCTTGAATTGCAAGTATAATATCATCTTTTCCCCCACCCTCTTCTACATTGAGTCaatgtttgtcatttctgtCATTGCTGCTGATCTTTTGTTTATGCTCCATGCTGATTTAAttgttattgttactgttttcaTTGATGTTATTCATAAGGCATATCCAAGAGCAAATGAGAAACATTGGAATGATGGTAATTACGATGATATCCCCTaaactgaaaaccaaaaaacacagaagcgAGTGGTGCCAGTGGTGATAATGGCAACGGGCCAACTGCACGcagtgatgaagctgctgaAAGTGGTGAGGGTGCAGACAGTGGTGAGCCAGCCACAGCTGGCAGGCGTTCAGGCCGTGCACGAAAAGGCCCATTGATCGTGGAGACAGTTAGTGGTAAGATTACTGGTGCTGCTTTAATTGCTGCATGGGAAGCACAATCACTGCACAAAGTCATTTGATGAGCGGATGACTTTCCCAGTGATTTGAGGGTTAACATCAAAAGTGTGTGACCACTAAGCCGAATGCTTCATTTGATCTCTAATTGGTTAAAACCCCTTTTAGAATGATGAGAGAGTTTAGCAAGAGTGGATTTAACCTTGAGAGTGCTTTGAATAAGTGATAATCAAATCTGATGCACtaatgttttctgtctgtaCTACAAGATATAATCATTTCTTCAGTTACCATAATAACTTTTGAATTGTATTAATCAAATTATATTTTAGACTTTTTTAGACATTATATTAAAACTGGTTttaaaattttacttttttgacAGATTCTTTATCAGCAGCCAATGTACTGTGTTTGTagactgtgtgaatgtgtgtgtgtgtatgtgtgtgttcgtttgtgtgtgtatgtgtgtgtgtgtgtgtgtgtaagtcaTGCACCTATGCTCTCTGTTAACAAACATGCTTGCTTTATTAAATGTTAATTCAGGATGAGTCAGTGCTATGAGGTCAATTAAATAAGCAAACTGATCCTCTTCTTGATACAACATCTTGCAACACTTGTGTTGAGACACATTCTTCCATAATTTCAAGACAGAGGACAACCGAAGCTGACTTTCCAAGATGACCATGCTATCAATCGATGTCTACACAAGACTGAATTCACATCAAACAGACAAGGATTTTTCCCTCTCACTGACCAAGGAAGTCTCAGTCTTGAGGGGgtaattttatgttttaagaatgtgtatttctttgaaGACCAAGTCAACAGAAGCAAATTAAAGCTTCGATTACAATGTTCTTTTGAGCACTGCCAAGTCAACTCTGCATCTTTCAACAAGAAGAAGGCAGAAGGTCTACCAAAAGACACTCTCTTCAAGTTTACAAGAGTGCAAAATGCACTATTCATACATCCAAATATTAATCTcttcaaatatatatatctcttcaaatatacatatatatatatatacacatatatatatatatatatatatatatatatatatatatatatatatatatactatatatatatatatatatatatatagtatatatatatacagatatatatatatatatatatatacatatatatatatatacatatatatatatatacatatatataacatataagaATATAGAGAAAATAGACAAGGATagacaagagagaaagagagatataGGACACATAATAGAGAATatacagagagaacagagatagagaagagagagagaattagagatagagagagacacaagagatagacacagagagagagacacagagagagagagacacagagagacacagagagagagagagagagagagagagagagagagagagagagagagagagagagagagagagagagagagagagagagagacagagagagagagagagagagagagaaggacagacagaaggagagagagagagagagagagagagagagagagagagagagagagagagagagagatatagagagagagagagagaatagagagagagagagagatatatatatagagagatacatatatatagagatagatatatatatagatatatagagataatatatagatatatatatatatatatatatacacacacatatatatatatatatatatatatatatatatatatgatttttatttatattttttacataaaataagTATGTAAACATGTATTGTATAACCAAATGGCATTATTATATAAACAATATCATCAGAAATGCACAAAGAAAATTTGTGATGTTGGAAAAGTGAGGTAAGTCTGTACACATCCAGACATGGATGTCTGAATTCATTGTAATTGTAGATAAACAATTACAGAAACTTAACAACTTAACAACAACTTGTATGCAGATTTCAGCTGTTGGCTGAGTACATTCACTAATGTACTGGTTGAAAAATCCTTAGATCCTGGTGTTCACTTTCATGCTGGGCTTTCTGACTGCAAAGTCATTATTGGAGAACCAGCAGAGCTGGAGTGTAAAGTCAGCAGTGAAGAGTGTGAGGGTATCTGGTACAGAGATGGAAATGAGGTAAGCAAAGGGGATAATGTGGGCTTTAAGTAGCATATAGGCTGTGATATCATTGCAGTAAGATAGTCAAATAAGAATAGGTGACTATTATATATGCATATACATTAGAGCTGCAGATAAGACTGTAATTATATTTGTGACAgtaatttgcttgtgtttttccaGATTAAATCTTCTGAGGGTATCACCATTTCAAAAGAAGGAACCTTCCACAAGCTGAAAattcacaaagtcacagaggaATTTGCTGGAACATATAAATTTGAAGCAGATGGAAGGAAGACAGAGGCCTCAATTGTTGTTGAGGGTAAGAACATTTTCCTTACAGAAATTCCTTCTCTGCATCAAGGGGTTGCCTCATTCATGAGAGTACAGCATATTGTATACAGTATGACTACGCTAAGGTTAATCTAAAGTGCATGCATAGAAACTAGATAGCATGTCTCTGCTTAAAATATCTATCTTTTTTGCTAACCATTGCAGATCCACCCAGATTTGATACTGAGGAACTGGAGGCATTTAAAACCCCTGTAACTgtgaaaaaaggacaaaaagctGCCTTCAAACTACCTTTTATTGGACGGGACCCTATTAAAATTCAGTGGTACCTTGACGGTGAAGAGCTTGCAGATGAAGGAAATATCAAGTTAGAGCATGGAGAGGGTTACACTCGTCTACTTCTGAACAAGCTGCAGCGCAAAGACAGCGGTGAAATCAAGATGAAACTCAAAAATGAGTTTGGCACAATTGAGGCCATCAGCCAGCTTGTTGTACTGGGTACGTATacaattttttacatttacagtatgttttatGTACTTGAAAAGTAAGTAGCCTACAAAATACCTGTCTAATTCTTTTGCTACAGAGTAGGTGGTCTGTTCAGCTGAGACTAATACTCTACATACTACTTTGACTCTGGCAGATAAACCCACTCCTCCAATGGGACCTCTGGAGATTGTTGAAGCCTCCTCCTCTGGAATTGAATTCAAGTGGAAACCTCCAAAAGACAGCGGTGGCTGCAAGATAGACAACTATATCCTGGAGAGAAATCAAGTTGGCCGCAACACTTGGAAAAAAGTGGGACCGATCGGTCCTGATGCCAAATTCAGGGACACCGATGTAGACCACGGCAGGAGGTACTGCTATCGCATCAGAGGGGAGACTGAGATGGGCACCAGTGAGCTGATGGAAACAGAGGACATTCAAGCTGGTACCAAAGGTAAACTCAGACCAATGATGTACCAGTCATTAAAATAGAGAAATTTCTAGGACTTCACCAAATAACACTTTTGTACTTACTAAGTAGAGTTTTGATGTGATGAGCCAAACTCTTCGCAGATTTGTGATATGCCAGTTTCCTTTGGCATATCTGGAACTCAACTTTTTTGAGGTTATCCCAGATGCTTGAGTTTTTCTAAATCTTGCTAGCATCAAAACTTGCAAGCCTGGCTGTCACACAGTCATGTGTCACAGTCCCGGGTTCAGTGCAGTGCTGGTGACTACAGAGGGGAGTTGGGACACACAAAACTATCCagttttattttggatttttgatgtaatgcataaaaaagaaaaaaacacactgacattcaATACTGTTGAATACTGATTTGAGTGTCAATTCCCATGGTGATGGTTGAAGCTTCAAAGCTTTCGGGTGAGCCCAAAAAATGTTGCTATTCAATGGAATAGTTGTGACTTTTAAAATTACTCCCAGGAATGAATACAATCCACACAGAGCTTTGCATCAAGTTGATGATCACACAAAATTGCACAGTTGACCATTAATATAATGTCATTATAGTGTTGATCTAAGGTATGAATGGTGCACCGTCAAAACCAATACGAGGTGGCTCTTGTAGATTTTTAGTTGTTTTGCACTGTACAGTTTTAGTCATGTCTCCTAAGACAGAGAATATACGGCtccacaaaagacacaagattTTCATTAAGTTGTAAGACAGTAGTCTCTTTATTATCAAGTCTCTGCAGTTAACTACATTATAAAATTGCACAGAAGAATTTCCATATGCCATGTTCTGCTCTTGATTCTGGACAAGCCTTTGTAATCATGATCAGTTCTCCCACAGTacaaaaaaaccttttagaCTCAGAAATTATTTATAGATCCCAATCTTTTTTCTACATAGCATACCCTGGAGCCCCATCAGCACCAAAGGTCGTCAGTGCCTTCAAGGACTGCATCAACCTCTCTTGGTCACCTCCAGCCAACACTGGAGGAACCAACATTCTGGGATACAACATTGAGAAACGCAAGAAGGGCAGCAACCTCTGGGGTCAGGTCAACCCACCTGACCAGATGATCACAGGTTACTCTTTTATTCATAGATCATCTATGTTTGATTATGTTATGACAGCCTGTTTCAACAAGGTGAAGGTTTAATGAATGCTGTAATTTCTGTTTATCATATTTTGCCTACGCAGCTAAGGGATTTGGTGTTAAAGATGTGGTTGAGGGCATTGAGTACGAATTCCGTGTGTCAGCAATCAACAACTCTGGAGCGGGTGAATACAGTACACCATCTGAGTTCGTGTTTGCAAGAGACCCTAAAAGTAGGTGGTCATTGTTATCACTCATTACAATCAATACAGAGCCAACAAATTGCAGCACTGAATATGAATCATATGTTACAGAGCCTCCTGGTAAAGTCAAAGACTTCAAAGTGACAGATTCCACCTACACAACTCTGTCCCTGTCTTGGACCCAACCCAAGGACATTGAGGGGGTTGAGGATGAAGCCAAGGGATATTTTGTGGAGATCCGACCTGCAGAGAGCACAGAATGGGATCGCTGCAATTCAAATCTAATCACCATGACCTCCTTTACAGTGAAAGGCTTGAAGTCAATGGCCATGTACTGGGTCAGAGTCATTGCTATGAATgacggaggagagggagagccACAGGAGCTGGATAATTACATCCTCGCTATGCCCCCTCCTGGTGAGAAAAACACTTCAAAGTTACATATGTCAAATAGTTCCATTTGTATAATGCTACAGGGAATCCTCTTTTACATAGTTGTATTCATCAGTTGTATAGTAAAGAAGATAGAATTTAACATCTTCTGAAGGTAGAAGTCATTGTGAAAGACTAAATTGAGTAAACCTGAAGAGATTCATAGAAAATCAACTTGGAGTTACTGTGATCGGGATCAGTGAAGCCTGGGTTAAACAAGACAAACGCACTGATGAACTGAGCAGTCTATTTGGCTTTTAAATCTTATCACCAGTCATGACAGATGAAAGCCACGACCAAGACTTTTTGTTACTTTAATGTCAGTATTTAATGTGACTTAAAATATGTTTATCATTATACACCTTCTGGCCACATTATTAGGTACACCTGTAACATTTAATGCAATCCTGTGCAACAGCTCATATATGGAACATATATTACGATACGATACTATACAAAATACCTTATTAAACTGAGGTCCACCATACATATAGGACAAACAAGTTGGACAATAATAAAGGAGACAGAGTCAATATGACCGTACCCTCACATATTCAACATATTCATTGCTAGCAGCATTCCATAGCACTTTCTTTGGTCACAGTCCAAGTCATTGAAACCATGTCATCATCCCATCAATTAACATCGACACTGTCATTATTGACAGAGACAATGTTCATCAAAAAACTTCATTGACTTCCTGAATCTCTCAGAGAGGCACCTCCGCAATTTGACCTGAATTAAGCTAATAATGGCCAGTGTTTCTAAAAGCTTTTTTAAGAAAGGTGTTAATTACTACTTGTAATACTTGTATCATAGTGGTTGCTGTTAATGGTGGTGTTTCTActgttcttcttccttcatgctTAAAATGGCCtgaacaagacatttgagaCACTAATCAATATAATGCAGCCCAATTTAACAGCATTGTAAACTACAACCTCAATAACAAGTATATTAATAAATGATTCTCTGATAGTCAATCAAAATTGAACATTATCATCTTTATATGGAGGAACATATGGCAGAACAGTTGTATCGGATTGTATTAGATCTTATAAAGTGGTCACTGAGTGTATGTTTTGTGTAATGCGACTCTAAAAATGCAACAGCAAACATAGTTTATAAAATCAGGATATCAAACAATATGtacatttgcagaaaaaaatactgtGTTTTTGTAGAAATCAAAAAATTTTACAACACAATTGTAAGCACCTAAAACTAGTTGTTGTCAATTTGGTTGAATTATAGTGATAAGGCTATGTTTGGATCAGAAATGAATCATCATAAGTTATTGTCTGGTTTTCCCTGCCATCAACATcaaaattaatgacaaaaaGTGACCAATTTTTCACCCAATTTCCACCTACTTAGTGAGACCACGATTCACTGATGCCAAAATCAAGAGTTTCATGGTGGTGAGAGCAGGAAATTCTGCACGATTCAACATCAACTTTGAGGTAACTACGGACGTAATTAAAAAGACTTCTGACAATGCAAATATTTATAATGATAACGTTAGTCTTCTGACAAATCGGACAAAGTATATTTCCCTATTTTTGTAGGCTTCTCCTTGGCCTGATATCACCTGGCAGAAAGATGGAGCGCCAGTGTCTAAAAAGGTAACCATCAGCAACACAGAGGGAACATCTCAGCTTCTGATTCCTTCTGCTGAGCGCTCAGATACTGGAATCTACTCTATCATTGTCAAGAACATTGTCGGTCAAGAAACATACAGCATTGAAATTAGAGTCACAGGTGAGTAAAATACTGTATCAATAATTTACTCCTTTTCCATATACTGTCAATaaaaagaattttaaaaaaaaaccttcgtATTTTAACTCCAGATGAGCCAAAGCCACCAGGTCCTGTGGAGGTCGACGAAAACGTGCCTGGCACAGTGACCGTCTCATGGACCGCGTCGCCAGATGAGAAACGTGATGACAGGCTGCACTACATGGTGACTCAACGTGACTCAAGTAAAAGACAGTGGCACACCGTTGCAGATCACATCTTCAACAACAGATTCACAGCCTGCAACATTATGCCGGGCCGAGAATACCAGTTCCGAGTCTACGCAAAGAACGACATGGGCTCCTCAAAACACTCTGAATCACCAAAGTGGCTGATTACTGCCAAAAAAGGTATGGAAATGCAGACACAGGCTTAAGCAAATACAGTACTTACTTACTACCCACATATTACTACACTACTACACTACAGAGTACTAAGGCTACCAGCAGATCTGAATTGTCTGTGTACTTTCTTTCCCTGTGTATCTCTATTAAACCAGCTAATTCAGTGTATTCAATAAGAAGAGACTGATGCCATTTGGACAAAGTAcagcattgtttttgtttatttgtttgctttgtctgtttctgtgtgcttTAATGACATTGCATTCTGGGCAATGCAATGGAAGCTCACAAACTGGTTCATGTGTCGATCCTGTTTTAGACTGATGGCATCGCCCCCGTTTAGAGCTCACATTATCACATTATCGCAAATATTTTCTTCCCTGCAGAGTGTCCAAACCATCAGGCCGTCACATTAGCAGACGCAGAAACAGAAGagtaaacattatttttgctTTACAATTCTAACTCCATGCAATGCATATCTGCTTTCTTCCAGAAAAGTTCACTCTAAACATGCCAGAATCAAAGGTCACTGATCTACAGTGTCCTCCCAAGTTCATTGTCCCACTGAAAATGCACACAGCTCCTCAAGGGTATGAATGCTACATGAGTTGTGCTGTAAAAGGAGACCCGACACCACATGTCACATGGCTCCGCAACAACATCAGTTTGAATACCAACACTAACTACTTCATCTCCAACACCTGCGGAGTCTGCTCACTGCTCATATTGAGGGTCGGAGCTAAAGACACCGGGGAGTACAAGGTTGTTGCTGAAAACGGGATGGGAAGGGCCGAGTGCTCCACCAAACTGACAGTCAGAGGTAAATTTTAAATAGAATGTGCCTACGCTTTAAAGACGCTGTAAATGTTGTGCATACTTACTTACTAACAATATCGGAAATCTGAAACAAATAACTggctttctctttctttcttccagaGTAAATGGACAAACTGAAGATGGTAGAATTGCTCTAAAACACCAACAGAAACCAAGCTGCTGTTGGGAGTCACATAATTTATCTTCAGAGTTAAGCAAACCCCTAGAATGCAGTAATATTTAATGTGATACCTTCCTTTAAGGTTTTTAACTATTTGAATAAATGGAAACCTCTGCAGGAATTTGCTCATCAAAGTTGAACTCACAATAAGGTCTTGGGCGTAATAAGTTGCTGAAATATAAGCCACGCATTggtttgttatttgtttgttttaaattttgCAATTTCTATAGAATGGAAGCTTGAAATACTAAGTTGCAATCTCACATATTTGAACTGCAATAACATGCATGTTAAACCGCTAGAATATTTAGACTATATGACACTTTGAAGAAGTTATTTATTGAAGTtatatgttaaaatgtttgtctgAGGTGTATGgtactgtttttctttcagttaaTATTTAGTTGGAGGTTTTTGTTTCAATATATAGTGATTGTTTGGTtgcaattgttttgtttttctcaactGAGGATTTAAAATCTTCccctcaattaaaaaaaacaaaaaaaaacaatttaatacAATGTTATTGTCTGTTCTACCTGTGGACATTTATGTGTGGGTTTGgtgtaaataaatatttcatactGCTATTGTGAATGATTTTATCTGACCTGCATCTGACTTTGAAagacattaaacatttaacacaaaatacttttacaatgacaataaagacacaTGCTGATAGACTTGGACATATATTGTGGCTCTGGTTCAAGTCTTACAAAGCCAGCAGGAATCATAATTCAGGCCACTTTATTATCCCCAAGAGAGTTTTATGTGAATTATCTATCTCCAGTTGTCTTGTGTTACCTCTCCAAGCATTTTTGTGGGGTCAGACATCTGTCCAAGTTTAGAAGCACTGAAGAAGAGACGGGGTTAACGGTTACACCCACGCCTTTAACATGACTGACTAGTGCAGGGTGACACTTCTCATTTTCAAAGTGACGTGCCTATTACAGTGCTAAAATAAGTGCTACTTGGCAACTTAGGCCTGTTCTTTTTAATGAGACAGTAAGAAATAATAATGGTTCATTAGTATTAGCATGAGGTTTAGCTTGTTTAGTTTGCTTTTCCTCTGCTGTATccagagcagcacagagcaaATAGGAATATTTATGCAAATTGCCTAATATTTGGAGCAAGATTTCAGCATAAAAGTACGatcaattattttttcaaaaaatgtgtaataaacatttttttgaacaAATGCacaaagcttaaaaaaaaaattaaaaaatctgtATCTAATTGACACTTACCTCTTGTTCAATGATTGGATGAAGATCAGTCAGCATGGTGTGCAATTAAGCTAATGGAGAGGCAGCTCAGCCCACCGGCACTTCACTTCTCATGATGCTTTTGAAAAAGAGCAGCCAAAAGCACCCTGCTGCACAGCTAAAGCTGAAATTTCAGTTTTGAGGGAGGGATTAGGGTGGCTTCACTGCTGCATTTCCTCTTGTGCCCCCTTTTCAAGAACCTATAGCACTTTAGGGGCCAAAGTACATGACAGTAAACCTATCCCCAAGAGGCAGAGGGAAAAAGCAGTGGGTAAGGTTGCTCCGAGTGTCTCTGAAAGGCTTTATTGCCTCTCAAACTGCCAAGCCCACACACAAGAATCCGCTGGAACCTGGCTGGCAACACGCAGCAGAGAACAGCAGTTAACTTGACACAGATAGTAAGTACATTTAAATTAACTGGGCACGTTCCCAATTCTAATAAATACATGGAATTTCAATCATCAATATCTTCTTTATTTTGTCAGCTAATCTTTGTAAATATGTTCTTTGAGCTAATCTGACACCAGTCTGCATGTTACTCTTTATCAAGCATAAGTGTACGAGGCAAAGAGATCTCACTAGTTAGCTGAAGTGACAATTCTTATTTAATTTTGACAGCAGTTTATAGAAATTGTAGTAACTCTCAAGTTTAAATTAAGTTTTAAGTTCTGTGTTAGAAAAATTTTGTTTATGACACACGCTTTTAGACAAGCAGAATATTCTTATCTGAATGAGAAATAATGCGAAACAGGAAAATGTTAAAGAGAGAtcaatattaaactaatgattAGTGCAAGAGAGTAATGGTGAATACAGAAACAGGACACTTtacatacaaatacacattaCAATCACCCACACTTTTTCCTCCTGCAAAGACTAACTATTGCAGTACATTGTCAAacttaaatataatattttattcagtattctatcacaaaaaaatgacaaataataaAAGTATATGCGCTGCGGCTAAGTGCAGCTCTGAGATTTGGGTCATAGACCTGACAAGATATTCATAAATCAGTTCACTCCTAACACCCTTGGCACAGCTATTTTTTCTCTATGACAAATATAGCTTCACAGCAGCGCACCAAGTGTTGCAAAGCTGCTAAACATGCAGGTACTTCTTCAACTAACAGAATCTGGCATCATTCAGtttgataaatgtatttaaatagtTTAAGTGGCTATCAAACTAATGATTGGCTAATACAAGAACAAAAATGCTTCTGTCATTAGACTTATGAGATCATAAAAGTTTGGGAAGATGGTGAAGACAAAGTAATTTATACAAGATACTATTAGATATATACAGTATGAGTTCATCATTCTAACTCTTAAATGAAATTGGAAAAGACAATACTTTTAGCATTTTTGAATTATTGCTGTAAGATGTCACATGTCGGTATACTAATGTGACCGTCTTCGTCTTTGAGATTCCATTTTTGTAATAATACGAATTCTAAAACCATTATCCATATTTACTGAAATGCACTTTTGatttgttaatgttttgaaaatggGTGTCTGAAGCTTATCCTTACAGAGTATTGACTACCGAGCATGAAATCTGACTAATAAAAAACTGTTGCAAAAATCAATCATTAATTGATGCAATTAAAGTGCCTTTTCTGTTTCACCTTTTATCTTTTCACATATTTCTCCAGATAATTCAGGGCTAAAAAGAAAGCAACCTGACCCTAAATACAAAGATGCTTCTGACTAATGTTACGTTTGCTTACGTCACTTCCTGAGTCATGATAGATAGTTTTATGAGGTATGTGACCTACTGCCTGCAAAATTAGTCCGGTCACCTGCAAGAATTTACAAAGAGAATTTTAAGAATGTACTGATCATAGAAATTCTTTCATTTATAGCACAGATAGAGTTACTAACATTGGGCACCATGGCACCATTTATGACACTGGTATTACTCATATTGTCTGACAttgacaaaatcaaatcaattttatttatatagcccaaaaaccacaatcacattgcctcagtagGCTTAACAAAATGTACAGTGAACGCATGCCATAATATTATTTAACCCACATTGAAGGAGGCATGAATTGTGTCACAGAATATCTTTTCTATCTTTTCAAGGATAGGCTTTACTTAACATTCATGAACATTCAACTGCCTTAAGCTGCTTGTTAAAACAATGATAAGTGATACCCATTACAGATTCAGACCATCTGGAAGAGATTGACTGCATGTCAGACAGATGGGGATGGTTGCTAACAGTGGTCAAGCCATGCTAACAGCTCTAGACTGCATTGAAACTCTAGGATATGTTACAGTAAGCGCTGACATAGGCAAAAATAACCTTATTATATATTCCAAGCGACAGCCTAAGTCGTGACTGATTAAAATGGTATGTATGCGTTCCAAACATTCTGCCTTTTTAAGtgattgataacatttttatcattCGCAGAGAAGCTGTTGTCTCAGTCAAGATGTTTAAAATACGTAAAGCTAAGGATGACGAGCCCACGGCTCCAGGGCAGGGTAAGTAAATAGATTATTTTTCACTgccaaacaataaaatatgcattttaaaCTAAATGCAGATACAGTAGCCTGAGAGGGTTTGTGAAGTATGATTGTACTAAACCACTCAAAGCTTCTTCACAAGTGTAAATAATGCAATTACTTATCTCATCTAATGACAGTGAAAATTAGAAAGAGGTCAAGGGT
It includes:
- the igfn1.1 gene encoding immunoglobulin-like and fibronectin type III domain-containing protein 1.1 isoform X4 — protein: MWKKSKVTDQTAAGQTVDGSEGVHPDDKGIRKKSKVPGVMITQFKEELPEGMTTPDFTRKPIALTIQEGKLAVFKAKITGNPTPTVTWGRANGEIHYHPDVCLQKYDEATQEHTIEFPKVSPEDADTYKCFATNEHGRAVCTVVLNVIEVGFSKTREMQKTQVEDVADFRKKLKKRNPDGTREEKPMDSEEKVWEILLSADKKDYERICAEYGITDFRGMLKRLNEMKKEREEEIAAFVTHISTLKHIEVKDDDCATIELDMELKDPTSKIFLYKDGVMVPFTQEGADELKHNLKQVGKKYVFTIKKLGIEDAGLYSVDVGGVNVFSTDFKVPEVDFAVKIQEVKALEREDALFQCVLTAPMSEIKWYGKSALLTNGEKHEIIVSEDKLIHKLIVRDCMPLDGGIYAAVAGIKSCNAFLVVEADKDPSNKGKKAARKTTMAGAGDDADLARIAKEQQERYQKEMEEKIEKAKQAQAEREVTEAAAKAEAEKAAAEAKAAAKAKRAAAAKKKKEARAAAAAGGAAGAAGADGAAGAAGAGGAAGAGGAAGAGGAAGAGGAAGAAGAAGAGGAAGAGGAAGAGGDGTDGAGVGGAAGSGAGAKGGAEGGAGVGDEDFEDGDEYDSFEDSDEEFEGEGGGEGGGGRGGKGGRRRGGKGGEGEEGGEGEEEGEEGGEGGGKGGKRRRRKKEGSLVPDTVIGDNYDEESTNQQGGKTGKKGKRHRKKVVEVEEAVVDPGVHFHAGLSDCKVIIGEPAELECKVSSEECEGIWYRDGNEIKSSEGITISKEGTFHKLKIHKVTEEFAGTYKFEADGRKTEASIVVEDPPRFDTEELEAFKTPVTVKKGQKAAFKLPFIGRDPIKIQWYLDGEELADEGNIKLEHGEGYTRLLLNKLQRKDSGEIKMKLKNEFGTIEAISQLVVLDKPTPPMGPLEIVEASSSGIEFKWKPPKDSGGCKIDNYILERNQVGRNTWKKVGPIGPDAKFRDTDVDHGRRYCYRIRGETEMGTSELMETEDIQAGTKAYPGAPSAPKVVSAFKDCINLSWSPPANTGGTNILGYNIEKRKKGSNLWGQVNPPDQMITAKGFGVKDVVEGIEYEFRVSAINNSGAGEYSTPSEFVFARDPKKPPGKVKDFKVTDSTYTTLSLSWTQPKDIEGVEDEAKGYFVEIRPAESTEWDRCNSNLITMTSFTVKGLKSMAMYWVRVIAMNDGGEGEPQELDNYILAMPPPVRPRFTDAKIKSFMVVRAGNSARFNINFEASPWPDITWQKDGAPVSKKVTISNTEGTSQLLIPSAERSDTGIYSIIVKNIVGQETYSIEIRVTDEPKPPGPVEVDENVPGTVTVSWTASPDEKRDDRLHYMVTQRDSSKRQWHTVADHIFNNRFTACNIMPGREYQFRVYAKNDMGSSKHSESPKWLITAKKEKFTLNMPESKVTDLQCPPKFIVPLKMHTAPQGYECYMSCAVKGDPTPHVTWLRNNISLNTNTNYFISNTCGVCSLLILRVGAKDTGEYKVVAENGMGRAECSTKLTVRE